One genomic window of Paenisporosarcina antarctica includes the following:
- the msrB gene encoding peptide-methionine (R)-S-oxide reductase MsrB translates to MKFKLKWIVVALIGIAVVIGLVLFMNYQQAKSNGSESISYNEEQTAIFAGGCFWCMEPPFEKLVGVESVVSGYTGGEEVNPAYNEVASGSTGHLESVIITFDPKVISYEELLEVFWRQVDPTDADGQFVDRGQQYATAIFYTNEEQQELAQASKQKMQDSGIFEGELVTPIRQAMTFYEAEEYHQDYYLKSEERYEYYRERSGRDQFLDKVWEKQPTLDIKSYKKYSEQELREKLTDLQFEVTQNDGTEPPFENEYDKNVEDGIYVDIVSGEPLFNSLDKFDSKTGWPSFTQPLETANIIEIEDFTLGTKRMEVRSRHGNSHLGHVFEDGPEPTGLRYCMNSASMKFIPKEDLEKQGYGEYVSLFSQ, encoded by the coding sequence ATGAAATTTAAACTTAAATGGATCGTCGTCGCCCTGATCGGTATTGCGGTTGTCATTGGACTGGTTCTATTTATGAATTATCAGCAAGCGAAATCAAATGGTAGTGAGTCCATTTCATATAACGAGGAACAAACGGCGATTTTTGCAGGAGGATGTTTCTGGTGTATGGAGCCACCTTTTGAAAAATTAGTCGGTGTTGAATCTGTAGTATCTGGTTATACAGGTGGCGAAGAAGTGAATCCAGCCTACAATGAAGTAGCGTCAGGAAGCACAGGCCATTTAGAATCAGTTATTATTACGTTTGATCCAAAAGTCATTTCATATGAAGAATTGCTAGAAGTATTTTGGCGTCAAGTCGACCCGACAGATGCTGATGGGCAATTTGTAGATCGTGGCCAACAATATGCAACGGCTATTTTTTACACAAATGAAGAACAACAAGAACTCGCACAAGCATCTAAACAGAAAATGCAAGACAGTGGCATTTTTGAAGGAGAACTTGTTACGCCTATACGACAAGCTATGACATTTTACGAAGCAGAAGAATATCATCAAGATTACTATTTAAAAAGTGAAGAACGCTATGAATACTATCGTGAACGTTCTGGTCGGGATCAGTTCTTAGATAAAGTATGGGAAAAACAACCTACGCTCGATATAAAGTCGTACAAAAAATACAGTGAGCAAGAGTTGCGAGAAAAATTAACTGATCTTCAATTCGAAGTCACACAAAATGATGGTACAGAGCCACCCTTTGAAAATGAATACGATAAAAATGTTGAAGATGGAATTTATGTCGATATCGTTTCTGGGGAGCCATTATTTAATTCGCTCGATAAATTTGATTCTAAAACAGGCTGGCCAAGTTTTACGCAGCCACTAGAAACAGCAAACATTATTGAAATTGAAGACTTTACACTTGGGACTAAGCGAATGGAAGTGAGAAGTCGTCATGGTAATTCGCATTTAGGTCATGTCTTTGAAGATGGTCCAGAGCCAACGGGATTACGCTATTGTATGAATTCAGCTTCTATGAAATTTATTCCAAAAGAGGATCTTGAAAAACAAGGGTATGGAGAATATGTCAGTTTATTTAGTCAGTAA
- a CDS encoding tetratricopeptide repeat-containing diguanylate cyclase, whose translation MDLVSEQLTDLIKESRRIAFQNPSQAFDIAYEAKLIAEENDLETSQAAALFAMGLACRSMTELERCYDHAYDSYQLYEQLGNNRGMAEALNLIGVVYFYYAQYEQALEHFLNALFHLRDLEEFLVSSRVYNNLGEVYREVGNEEEAFAAFEQALQISQDNHLQMNVAVILENIGEMHFKNSNLDISYDYLQKSYDMLIELDDITSLAEVENKIGKIHFIKKEFEQARHFYDSALKRLEHTGNKFYTIDVLVKLAEMERLENESYFLDYLNQAVQHAEQIHARKKLSRIYTILTEFYEEKGQYHLALDYFKRYHIVEQAIETQVVSQKLKIIKIELNKVFTGKEVEHISKMNEQLENEIAIQKKLLVKLEKANVDLSDEVYYDELTKVASRREVTKYLQKVWNEESHLNHDIALMMLDIDYFKRYNDCYGHVQGDECLKQVAACMKSAFGNQKGILGRYGGEEFVCFTNGLEVNELKQFAESIRQAVRDLNLTYHFNGKTLPVTISVGAIHCKKSQLTPVLDMYVMADNELYRAKNNGRNRVEIRVL comes from the coding sequence ATGGATTTGGTTTCTGAACAACTGACGGATTTAATCAAAGAATCTAGAAGAATAGCGTTTCAAAATCCATCTCAAGCATTTGATATAGCTTATGAAGCAAAATTAATTGCAGAAGAAAACGATCTCGAAACATCACAAGCTGCCGCTCTATTTGCAATGGGCTTGGCTTGCCGTTCAATGACTGAACTTGAGCGATGTTATGACCATGCCTACGACTCCTATCAATTGTACGAACAGTTAGGAAACAATAGAGGTATGGCAGAAGCATTAAATTTAATAGGAGTGGTTTATTTTTACTACGCTCAATACGAACAAGCTTTGGAGCATTTTCTAAATGCTTTGTTTCACTTAAGGGATTTAGAAGAATTCTTAGTCAGCAGTCGCGTATACAATAATTTAGGCGAAGTATATCGGGAAGTAGGTAATGAAGAAGAAGCCTTTGCTGCTTTTGAACAGGCACTGCAAATTTCGCAAGACAATCATTTGCAAATGAATGTAGCAGTTATTTTAGAAAACATCGGCGAGATGCATTTTAAAAACTCGAACTTGGATATCAGTTATGACTATTTACAAAAAAGCTATGACATGTTAATTGAGCTTGATGATATTACATCTTTGGCTGAAGTTGAAAATAAAATCGGGAAAATTCATTTCATTAAAAAAGAGTTTGAACAAGCTAGACATTTTTATGACAGTGCGTTGAAACGATTGGAGCACACAGGAAATAAATTCTACACTATTGACGTATTGGTTAAGTTGGCCGAAATGGAACGTTTGGAAAATGAAAGTTATTTTTTAGATTATCTGAATCAAGCTGTTCAACATGCTGAACAAATACACGCCAGAAAAAAATTAAGTAGAATTTACACCATTCTTACTGAATTTTACGAGGAAAAAGGACAATACCATCTGGCTCTGGACTATTTCAAAAGATATCACATTGTAGAACAAGCCATTGAAACTCAAGTAGTTTCTCAAAAACTTAAAATCATTAAGATTGAATTAAATAAGGTGTTTACTGGAAAAGAAGTAGAACATATCTCAAAAATGAATGAGCAATTAGAAAATGAAATTGCCATTCAGAAAAAGCTATTAGTTAAACTTGAAAAAGCTAATGTCGATCTTAGTGATGAAGTTTATTACGATGAATTGACAAAAGTGGCCAGTCGAAGAGAAGTCACCAAATATCTTCAAAAAGTTTGGAATGAGGAGTCTCATCTAAATCACGATATCGCTTTAATGATGTTGGACATAGATTATTTTAAACGCTATAACGATTGCTACGGACATGTGCAAGGGGACGAATGTTTAAAACAGGTTGCAGCTTGCATGAAATCGGCGTTTGGAAATCAAAAAGGCATTCTTGGACGCTATGGTGGTGAGGAATTTGTTTGCTTTACGAATGGATTAGAAGTGAATGAATTGAAACAATTTGCAGAATCAATCAGACAAGCGGTACGAGACTTAAATCTGACTTATCATTTTAACGGAAAAACTCTTCCAGTTACCATTAGTGTTGGTGCAATTCATTGCAAGAAATCTCAATTAACTCCGGTTCTGGACATGTATGTAATGGCTGATAATGAGCTTTATCGCGCAAAAAATAATGGACGGAATCGAGTAGAAATTCGCGTCTTGTGA